The genomic stretch ACCTGCGACCGATGTTTGGGCTCGCGGCGGGATCCACTGGCACCGCCGATCTGTTTAGCCTCACCGGTCTCAACGATCTCGCCGGCTTCCAGTTCACCTACGCGGGACCCAACAGCTCGATCGACGACCTGGTGCCGACCCTGTCGACCACCGTATTCCGCAACACCACCACCAACATCGTGGTCTCGGTGTTCCGCGCCCCCTATTTCCTAGGCCGCGCGATCGGCGCTGCCTACGAGTTCGGCGGCCTCCGCAGCACCACCCACACCCAGCGCGGTCTCATGACCGCCTACCTCGACCTGCTCCGCTCCAGCGGCGATCCGCGTTTGCGGGTGAGCACGACGTCTCTGACCCATTCACTTCCGCAGACTCAGTCCGGCTCCCTTGCCTTCACGATCTCGAATCCTGGCACGCCCAACGGACTTCTGAACTACGAACTCGGCGAGGCGCCGGACGTCTCGTGGCTTTCGATCGTTCCGCCCACCGGTTCGATCGCTGCAAACGGGACCGTCACGATCTCCGCGAATTTCGCGGCCGGGTCCCTGCCCGCGGGCTCCGTGATCACGAACGTCGTCGTGACCTCGAACGATCCCGTGAACAGCGCGGACACCATCCAGATCACCCTGAACGTTCAAGCCATCCCCCTGCTCACGTTGATACCCGAGGGACGCTCGTTGGTGGTGCCGGTTGGCGGCACGCGCAGCGACAGCGTGTCGCTGGCCAACACCGGAATCGGCTCGATCAACTACACGCTCGACATGATCGGAGTCGAAGGGGAGGATCAGCTCGAGTTCGATATCACTACGTTCCCGGTCACGACCCAGTCGGGCTGGGTCGGCAATGTATTCCGGGCCGGGGTCGGACTGCCGATTACCGGGATCGAGCAATGGCTCGACATTCCCACCGCCACCCAGCTGGAGTTTTTCATCTTCGAGGAGGTCACGCCCCTCATAGGACTGTGGCGCAAGATCTTCACTCGCACCGTGAGTTCCGGGACTGGTCCGAACTGGTACGCGTCGGGCCTGATGAGCACGGTACTGAAACCCACGCGGCGCTATCTCCTGGGCTGCGCTTTCGAGGGGACCGCAACCGCATTCCATGACGACGGCACCAATCTGCCGGACAACGTGGCGTTCGGAAACATCAACCGTTCGATTCAAGGATTCGATTACCCGACCCCGCCGGACTCGGCCCTGTTGAATGCCGCCGGTACGGTGGTTTGGGCACAGCGCGTGAACTTCGGCATCCCGGTCGACGTGACGATTGACTCCCCGCTCGCCGGCACACTTGGGCCGGGCGAGTCTGATGTCATTTATTTCACGGCCGCGAACGCGGATGTGGAAGGCGTTTACACCGCCGTCCTCAACGTGTTCCACGACGCGCCTTTCGCCCCTCCAGCGATTCTGCCGCTGACGATCGGCGTGGGGGACACTCCGGTCGATGTCGGCGGAGAGCAGCCGGCTCTACCGACACGTTTCACCCTTCACCCTTCGAGGCCCAATCCGTTCCGGGGCGAAACCCAAGTCCAATTCGATCTGCCGGCCGCCGGGCACGTGCGACTCGCGATCTACGATTTGAGCGGTCGCCGGGTGCGAGTTCTGCGCGATGGGCAGTTTGAAGCCGGAGCTCACAGTACACCGTGGAACGGTACGAACTCGACGGGCGAACGGGTACCCTCGGGTGTCTACTTCTATGCGATCGAGACCCCTACGGAATCGCGACGCATGAAGCTCGTCCTGCTCCGTTGATGCAGAAGTTCCGAGGCGTGCCGTCCCTCTGGGTGCCGTGATGGCGAGCGGCGCCCGGGTGCATGGCCCAATTCGCCCGGAACCCCACCGGGTCTCAATTGGTAGTAGGATGCCTGGGCGCTGGTTTCGACCGGGCCGAAAGGAGTTCGCCATGATCCAGGACCTTCAGCGACTCACGCGCACTCTGCGCTGCGCGATCCCGCTCTTCCTGCTCTTCGCAGCCACCACGCTGCTGCTGACCTCGGCCGGCTGCTCGACGCGCGAACGCACGACGGCGCCGCCCACCGTCGAGCTGGTCCCAATCACGACCGGCACGCTGACCGCGCTGCGCGACGATCGACCCGTCGACGGAGGGGTCGACCTGACGATCGAAGTCGGTCCCGGCGTCACCGATCAGTGGCGCGTGCCGTCGGTCTTCATGAAGCCGCCGGACCCTGCGGTCGTCGCCATGCACTCGGTGGTGAACGCGGCCCGCATCGGCGATCGGCTCCGTGCTACCGGTGCCCGGGATACCGACGGCGCACTGCGCGTCGCGACGCTCGAGATCCTGCCGGGGCGCTAGCCGGCGCGCTTACTGCTCTCGCCGGGCCTGACGGTGCCGGCGAGTTCGTCGGCGTGGAAGCTCGAACGCACCAGCGGACCGCTCGCGACGTTCTCGAAGCCGAGTGCCACCGCCTGCTCGCCCCATGAGCGGAACTTGTCCGGGTGCACGTACTCGATCACCGGCAGGTGATTGGGGCTCGGCCGCAGGTACTGACCGATCGTGAGCAGCTCGCATTCGTGCGCGACCAGGTCGCGCAGGGTCTGCTCGATCTCGTCGTCACGCTCGCCGAGGCCCAGCATCAGGCCCGACTTGGTCTTGATACCCGCGCCGCTCGCCTTGACGCGTTGAAGCAGTTCGAGCGTGCGATCGTAACGAGCACTCGGACGCACCATCGGGTGCAGGCGCTCGACGGTCTCGATGTTGTGATTGATCACGTCCGGATGCGCGTCGATCACGCGCTGCAGGTCCTCACGCTTTCCGCGGAAGTCCGGAATCAGGATCTCGATCACGGTGCTCGAACGCTTGCGGATCTCTTCGATGGTGCGGGCGAAGATCGTGCTGCCGCCGTCCGACAGGTCATCGCGTGCCACCGAAGTGATCACGGTGTGGCGCAATCCCATCCCGGCCACGGCTTCTCCGACCCGCCGCGGCTCGTCCCAATCGATGA from Candidatus Eisenbacteria bacterium encodes the following:
- the lipA gene encoding lipoyl synthase yields the protein MPVTPRFGGCASGAGVGVGADSASGPSYRRLPEWLKVQLPGSGEYAETKALLRSQKLVTVCEEARCPNLGHCWSRGTATIMILGDMCTRRCGFCAVGPGRPNGFIDWDEPRRVGEAVAGMGLRHTVITSVARDDLSDGGSTIFARTIEEIRKRSSTVIEILIPDFRGKREDLQRVIDAHPDVINHNIETVERLHPMVRPSARYDRTLELLQRVKASGAGIKTKSGLMLGLGERDDEIEQTLRDLVAHECELLTIGQYLRPSPNHLPVIEYVHPDKFRSWGEQAVALGFENVASGPLVRSSFHADELAGTVRPGESSKRAG